From Tautonia marina, one genomic window encodes:
- a CDS encoding ABC transporter permease: MSALSLILMLCWAQAGGDQAGPDAPPGSSTMPAQAIVTEEAPGSAAPATAPAPAPAAPGAGGQSGPMVAPSTVAAEQMEAWQYWVLLIGDPRATVPVWWGPPLSWAKVVSLAGLLGWVGAWVLSSLRGRRRPKVTIGGARPIDLALLLAILVGISSIFVRVAQGSGQLADVQVLGVSVSSLVGLICLAVGLLWLEVVLWSGILRQRSVGDMLVLVGIHLALLFAVAVTLSLPKGSVQFFAPGLGMTPGTAMVNVDGSLTPSGVVALTLLAVQMALTYMGFVVLFRITLLVLGEVARVRPRRLFAMGKFSWVESFRKTRIPWAVLVIFLLILAFTHWFLQPPDALRQAELSRLYVGTLMLLSSILLTVMVAILTPISLPNDIRFQTIYTIVTKPVRRLEIVWGRMFGFMAVVTVLILALGGISLIYLDRNVGGRIEELEAEIAEAREAGLTNRASQLSSQLDQLQTRMSARLPIDGSLTFIDSVGEPRIKGVDVGQELEIRSFVEGATQAEASWLFGDNLPHPVDRLFPDRPGMPFPTLSKPVPLHLLLVSGTVEDLANQIYDLAYDRMELEAQKRGAEPSELSRINARISGIEEQRASLNQQYQELVGRYVDLMEQAQATEDEAEADRLLAEATALRSPDVPVQMTFTVYRTTKGRPGEPVYASIQVVHPFSTEAPMLPGDPQPGPLIFDPLAQEFAGQANPLIPELVYSDTFDVREYYTNKWSFPASMLVGSRGYLTIQVQCLSPTQYLGMAESDLFIVASQGSFLANYLKGMAGIWLQAMVLTAIGVWAGTFLSWPVALLITVFFFVAGEVFFPILSQLASGQMTGGGPFESMIRMISHENQMSSLDATLGVILAKSLDAIVVPIMSLLIFIVPNFSAMDLSNLVADGFAIPWQTLGANVLLALAYALPFSIAGYFILKNREVAA, from the coding sequence ATGTCTGCGCTGAGTTTAATCCTGATGCTGTGCTGGGCGCAGGCCGGCGGCGACCAGGCCGGCCCCGACGCCCCGCCGGGTTCGTCCACCATGCCGGCCCAGGCGATTGTCACCGAAGAGGCCCCTGGCTCCGCGGCCCCCGCAACGGCCCCGGCCCCGGCGCCCGCCGCGCCGGGGGCCGGCGGCCAGAGTGGCCCGATGGTCGCCCCCTCGACCGTCGCGGCCGAGCAGATGGAGGCCTGGCAATACTGGGTTCTCTTGATCGGCGACCCCCGAGCCACGGTGCCGGTCTGGTGGGGTCCACCGCTGAGCTGGGCGAAGGTCGTCTCGCTGGCCGGGTTGCTCGGCTGGGTGGGAGCCTGGGTTCTCTCGTCCTTGCGCGGCCGGCGACGGCCGAAGGTGACGATCGGCGGCGCCCGACCCATCGACCTGGCGTTGCTGCTGGCCATTCTCGTCGGCATCAGCAGCATTTTTGTCCGCGTGGCCCAGGGCTCGGGCCAGCTGGCCGACGTGCAAGTGCTGGGCGTCTCGGTCTCGTCGTTGGTGGGTCTGATCTGCCTGGCGGTCGGGTTGCTCTGGCTCGAAGTGGTGCTCTGGTCCGGCATTCTCCGCCAGCGAAGCGTGGGAGACATGCTGGTTCTGGTCGGTATTCACCTGGCCTTGCTCTTCGCGGTCGCCGTGACGTTGAGTCTGCCGAAAGGGTCGGTGCAGTTCTTCGCGCCTGGCCTGGGCATGACTCCGGGAACGGCGATGGTCAATGTCGACGGCTCGCTGACCCCCTCGGGCGTGGTCGCCCTGACGCTCCTGGCCGTGCAGATGGCCCTGACGTACATGGGCTTCGTGGTCCTGTTCCGCATCACGCTCCTGGTGCTGGGAGAAGTGGCTCGGGTCCGGCCGCGACGGCTCTTCGCGATGGGCAAATTCAGCTGGGTCGAGTCGTTCCGCAAGACGCGGATTCCCTGGGCCGTGCTGGTCATCTTCCTGTTGATCCTCGCCTTCACGCACTGGTTCCTCCAGCCGCCTGATGCGCTTCGGCAGGCCGAGCTGAGCCGCCTGTATGTCGGCACCTTGATGCTTCTGTCATCAATCCTGCTGACAGTCATGGTGGCGATTCTTACCCCCATCTCGCTGCCCAACGACATCCGCTTTCAGACGATCTACACGATCGTGACCAAGCCGGTCCGTCGCCTGGAAATCGTCTGGGGCCGGATGTTCGGCTTTATGGCGGTGGTCACGGTCTTGATCCTCGCCCTGGGCGGCATCAGCCTGATTTACCTCGACCGCAACGTCGGAGGCCGAATCGAGGAACTGGAAGCCGAGATCGCCGAGGCTCGTGAAGCGGGCCTGACGAACCGGGCCTCGCAGCTTTCCTCGCAGCTCGACCAGCTTCAGACCCGCATGTCGGCCCGGTTGCCGATCGACGGGTCGTTGACCTTTATCGACTCGGTCGGCGAGCCGAGGATCAAGGGGGTCGACGTCGGCCAGGAGCTGGAAATCCGCAGCTTCGTCGAGGGGGCAACGCAGGCCGAGGCCTCGTGGCTCTTTGGCGACAACCTCCCTCACCCGGTCGATCGCCTCTTTCCCGATCGGCCCGGCATGCCCTTCCCGACGCTCTCGAAACCCGTTCCCCTGCACCTCCTGCTCGTCTCCGGCACGGTGGAAGACCTGGCCAACCAGATCTACGACCTCGCCTACGACCGCATGGAGCTGGAGGCCCAGAAGCGAGGGGCCGAGCCGAGCGAACTTTCTCGCATCAATGCTCGTATCAGTGGAATCGAGGAACAGCGGGCGAGCCTCAACCAGCAGTACCAGGAACTCGTCGGCCGCTACGTCGACTTGATGGAGCAGGCTCAGGCTACCGAGGACGAAGCCGAGGCCGATCGGCTGCTCGCCGAGGCCACCGCCTTGCGATCGCCCGACGTTCCCGTGCAAATGACCTTCACTGTTTACCGGACCACCAAGGGACGCCCCGGCGAGCCGGTCTATGCGTCGATTCAGGTTGTCCACCCGTTCTCGACCGAGGCCCCGATGCTCCCCGGTGATCCTCAGCCGGGCCCCTTGATCTTCGACCCGCTGGCCCAGGAATTCGCCGGTCAAGCCAACCCCTTGATTCCGGAACTGGTCTACAGCGACACCTTCGACGTGCGGGAGTACTACACCAACAAGTGGTCCTTCCCGGCCTCGATGCTCGTCGGCAGCCGAGGGTACCTGACCATCCAGGTCCAGTGCCTCAGCCCGACCCAGTACCTCGGCATGGCCGAAAGCGACCTGTTCATCGTCGCCAGCCAGGGCTCGTTCCTGGCCAACTACCTGAAGGGCATGGCCGGCATCTGGCTGCAAGCCATGGTCCTGACGGCCATCGGCGTCTGGGCCGGCACCTTCCTGAGCTGGCCGGTCGCCCTCTTGATCACCGTCTTCTTCTTCGTCGCCGGTGAAGTCTTCTTCCCCATCCTCAGCCAGCTGGCCAGCGGCCAGATGACCGGCGGAGGGCCTTTCGAGTCGATGATCCGCATGATCTCGCACGAGAACCAGATGTCGAGCCTCGATGCCACCCTCGGCGTGATCCTGGCCAAATCGCTCGACGCGATCGTCGTGCCGATCATGTCGTTGTTGATCTTCATCGTGCCGAACTTCTCGGCCATGGACCTCTCGAATCTCGTGGCCGACGGCTTCGCGATTCCGTGGCAAACCCTGGGCGCGAACGTCTTGCTGGCCCTGGCCTACGCCCTTCCCTTCTCGATCGCCGGCTATTTCATCCTGAAAAATCGCGAGGTGGCCGCATGA